A single genomic interval of Microbacterium sp. BLY harbors:
- a CDS encoding cell division protein CrgA, giving the protein MARDRKTEEPAVERAEGDAAPNAVWFKPVMIGFMLLGLAWILVFYISGMQFPIPGLDNWNLAIGLGIALIGFLMTTRWR; this is encoded by the coding sequence ATGGCACGTGACCGCAAGACCGAAGAACCCGCTGTCGAGCGCGCCGAAGGCGACGCCGCTCCCAACGCCGTCTGGTTCAAGCCGGTGATGATCGGCTTCATGCTCCTCGGTCTGGCGTGGATCCTCGTGTTCTACATCTCGGGCATGCAGTTCCCGATCCCCGGTCTCGACAACTGGAACCTGGCCATCGGCCTGGGTATCGCGCTCATCGGCTTCCTCATGACCACCCGGTGGCGCTGA
- a CDS encoding peptidylprolyl isomerase translates to MVHASHVATLHTNHGDIVINLFGDHAPKTVKNFIGLADGSQEWTHPATGKPGEGPLYKDVIFHRIIPNFMIQGGDPLGQGVGGPGYNFDDEINNELNFNEPYILAMANAGLRRNAITGKVEGTNGSQFFITTDPTPWLQGKHTIFGEVADDASRKVVDAISAVPTQAGDRPIEPVVLQSIDIVAA, encoded by the coding sequence ATGGTTCACGCTTCCCATGTCGCAACTCTGCACACCAACCACGGTGACATCGTCATCAACCTCTTCGGCGACCACGCCCCGAAGACGGTCAAGAACTTCATCGGCCTCGCCGACGGGTCCCAGGAGTGGACCCACCCCGCCACCGGCAAGCCGGGTGAGGGTCCTCTCTACAAGGACGTCATCTTCCATCGCATCATCCCCAACTTCATGATCCAGGGCGGCGACCCCCTCGGTCAGGGCGTCGGTGGCCCGGGCTACAACTTCGACGACGAGATCAACAACGAGCTCAACTTCAACGAGCCCTACATCCTCGCCATGGCCAACGCCGGCCTCCGCCGCAACGCCATCACCGGCAAGGTCGAGGGCACGAACGGGTCGCAGTTCTTCATCACGACCGACCCGACGCCGTGGCTGCAGGGCAAGCACACGATCTTCGGCGAGGTCGCCGATGACGCGTCGCGCAAGGTCGTGGACGCCATCTCCGCGGTTCCGACTCAGGCGGGCGACCGCCCGATCGAGCCCGTGGTGCTGCAGTCGATCGACATCGTCGCCGCCTGA
- a CDS encoding rhomboid family intramembrane serine protease has product MTTPEFTNNRENFCYRHPDRQSFVLCQRCLRTICPECQTPAPVGVICPECMDAERKNRTPAQKKAARRWRGGGATTMGTVRSGKPVVTYVLLAVTSFIGLVQLIPGMNQPIIQALGFFAPYLYPNLFAIPFEPWRLLTALFVHGGFIHLALNMLALWMLGQSLEPMLGRARYLALYLISGLGGSVMVAVLAPTTWTVGASGAIFGLLASLLIIGRHIGANVTGILVILGINFAFGFFAGGISWQAHLGGAITGALVALIYVRTKRRDQRIWQIVALSALVILLLVVVAVVPPLLLLA; this is encoded by the coding sequence ATGACGACGCCCGAGTTCACGAACAACCGTGAGAACTTCTGCTACCGGCATCCGGATCGGCAGAGCTTCGTGCTCTGCCAGCGGTGCCTGCGCACCATCTGCCCCGAGTGCCAGACGCCCGCCCCGGTCGGTGTGATCTGCCCCGAGTGCATGGACGCGGAGCGCAAGAACCGCACCCCGGCCCAGAAGAAGGCCGCGCGACGCTGGCGCGGCGGCGGGGCGACGACCATGGGCACCGTGCGCAGCGGTAAGCCCGTGGTGACCTACGTCCTCCTCGCGGTGACGTCGTTCATCGGCCTGGTGCAGCTCATCCCCGGGATGAACCAGCCGATCATCCAGGCGCTCGGCTTCTTCGCCCCGTATCTCTACCCGAACCTCTTCGCCATCCCCTTCGAGCCGTGGCGCCTGCTGACCGCGCTCTTCGTGCACGGCGGTTTCATCCACCTCGCCCTCAACATGCTGGCGCTGTGGATGCTCGGGCAGAGCCTCGAGCCGATGCTCGGCCGGGCCCGCTACCTCGCCCTGTACCTCATCAGCGGCCTCGGCGGCTCGGTCATGGTGGCCGTCCTTGCGCCGACCACCTGGACCGTCGGCGCATCCGGGGCGATCTTCGGGCTCCTCGCGTCCCTCCTGATCATCGGCCGCCACATCGGCGCGAACGTCACCGGCATCCTCGTGATCCTCGGCATCAACTTCGCGTTCGGCTTCTTCGCCGGCGGCATCTCGTGGCAGGCGCACCTGGGTGGTGCCATCACGGGTGCGCTGGTGGCGCTCATCTACGTTCGTACGAAGCGTCGGGATCAGCGCATCTGGCAGATCGTCGCGCTGTCCGCCCTGGTGATCCTGTTGCTCGTCGTGGTGGCCGTCGTGCCGCCTCTCCTCCTTTTGGCCTGA